The window GGTATGCTCGATATGTACTCCGATTTCACCATGCACCACGCGCAGTTGGGAGTGCACATCGAACTACTGGAGATGGACGATCTGCAGAAACGGGTTCAATCGGCGACCGAGACCGAGGTGGAGGCAAAGAAAGCGGAAGCGCGCCAGCTATTTGAGTTCGCCGAGCCCGGCAAAGACCCCATCGCCCGCCCCATCCACGACGAGGACTTCGACTGGGCTGCACGTGTCGCCGTGGGGTTAGATAAACTAGTCGCCGACTTCGATCTGGATGGCTTGACCTATTACTACCGCGGGCTAGACGGCAATGAGTACGAGCGGTTGGGCGCCGGTATGATCATGGGCAACTCGATGTTGACGGCGCGGGGCATCCCCGCCTCCGGCGAAGGGGATCTGAAGACGTGCGTGGCCATGATGATCATGGATCGGTTTGAGGCCGGCGGCTCATACACCGAGTTCTATGCGATGGACTTCGTGGATAACTTCTTGCTGATGGGACACGATGGGCCAGGACATATTGCCATTAGTGACACGAAGCCCGTGTTGCGCGGCCTGGGGCTGTACCACGGCAAACGCGGTTACGGCGTCTCCGTTGAGTTCAGCGTTAAGACGGGGCCGATCACTATCCTGGGCATGACGCAAACTGCCGATGGCCGCCTTAAAATGGTCGCAGCCGAAGGCGAGTCCATCCCTGGCCCCATCTTGCGCATCGGCAATACCAACTCGCGGCTCAAGTTCCCCCTCGACCCCGCCACATTCATGAACCGCTGGTGCGAGGAAGGCCCCACCCACCATTGCGCGCTGGGTATCGGCCATCAGATCAGCAAGATTGAAAAGCTCGCCCGGCTGATGGGGCTGGAGCTCGCCATCGTCGCCCGTTTAAACGCAAAATGAGACATCCTTTATCTACTTCAGGAGGCACCTTATGGAACGCGTGGCATTCGTGCTCAAGGTCAAGCCTGATCGCATCGAAGAATACAAAGAGCGCCACAAACACGTTTGGCCGGAAATGCTACAGGCCCTGCGCGAGACGGGCTGGCGCAACTACTCGCTATTTCTGCGAGAAGACGGCCTACTCTTCGGCTATCTGGAGACCGAGGACTTCGAGCAGGCGCTGGCAGGAATGGCCCAGCGCGAGGTCAACGCCCGCTGGCAGGCCGAAATGGCTCCCTTTTTCGAAGCGCTCGATGGCAAGCGTCCAGATGAGGGCCTGCAGCGTCTGGAGGAAGTGTTCCACTTGGACTAGCGCTTGTAGACGCGCTGCAGGTGCACTACCAGATCATCGATGAACGCTGGCGTGCGGAGGGTCAGCACCCCTTCGGCGGAGGTCCGCCATGACCCTGTCATCTTCCGGTATCGCCCGTCTGCCGGATAGTAGAAGGCCAGCTCATACTCGCCGACGGGAAGGGCCAACGTGAGCTCGCCAGCCTGCGTCACAGCGCCGCTTAGCTCGTTAACCAGATATACAACAGCCTCATCCTCCGAGCGCAGCAGATACGCGAAATCTGATGGAGGTCGGGCGAGAATGCCGCACACATCCGGCTCCATCTCCCACCAGCGTGTGTGGGTCTCCCAGAATGGCCGCATGTGCTGGCAGTACTCCTCGCCCGGCCCCCATCCCCCTGTCTCAATCCCTTCACACCCTGTCCAGGCGTGATAGCTCCAATAATCGCCTGAAATGTTCCAGACCCAGGCCTGTTTACGACGGTGCACCGGG is drawn from Anaerolineae bacterium and contains these coding sequences:
- a CDS encoding L-fucose/L-arabinose isomerase family protein; the encoded protein is MERKMRKRPKIGIFGIGLAAYWPQFPGLKERLEGYQRHVERNIASFGCDIVSAGLVDTAPAARAAGDLFAEQNVDLIVCYVATYATSSQVLPAVQRRRAPVLILNLQPVARLDYPNTSTGEWLANCCACCVPEISCAFARSGIQFNVVSGMLFDDERAWREIREWCEAAGVMRSLQYGRIGFLGHTYPGMLDMYSDFTMHHAQLGVHIELLEMDDLQKRVQSATETEVEAKKAEARQLFEFAEPGKDPIARPIHDEDFDWAARVAVGLDKLVADFDLDGLTYYYRGLDGNEYERLGAGMIMGNSMLTARGIPASGEGDLKTCVAMMIMDRFEAGGSYTEFYAMDFVDNFLLMGHDGPGHIAISDTKPVLRGLGLYHGKRGYGVSVEFSVKTGPITILGMTQTADGRLKMVAAEGESIPGPILRIGNTNSRLKFPLDPATFMNRWCEEGPTHHCALGIGHQISKIEKLARLMGLELAIVARLNAK
- a CDS encoding L-rhamnose mutarotase, translating into MERVAFVLKVKPDRIEEYKERHKHVWPEMLQALRETGWRNYSLFLREDGLLFGYLETEDFEQALAGMAQREVNARWQAEMAPFFEALDGKRPDEGLQRLEEVFHLD